Proteins encoded together in one Cyanobium sp. WAJ14-Wanaka window:
- a CDS encoding PspA/IM30 family protein, translating into MGFFERLSRLIRSNANAVLGAAEDPSKILDQSVADMQADLVKLRQAVATAIASQKRIGNQAEQAQEQSQTWYARAELALQKGEEDLAREALARRKTCQDTALALTGQLNSQAGQVESLKKSLLALEGKISEAKTKKDMLKARAQAAQAQVQLQSAVGQLGTTGAMAAFERMEEKVEMLEASSAAAGELAGADLESQFAALEGAPEVDSELAAMKQRLSGGSHQVSLPAASAPLADGVQKVKVSEVDMELEALKRSISEN; encoded by the coding sequence ATGGGTTTTTTTGAACGTCTGAGCCGGCTGATCCGCTCGAATGCCAATGCGGTCCTGGGGGCCGCTGAGGATCCCTCCAAAATCCTCGACCAGTCGGTGGCCGACATGCAGGCCGACCTGGTGAAGTTGCGCCAGGCGGTGGCGACGGCAATTGCCAGCCAAAAGCGCATTGGCAACCAGGCTGAACAGGCCCAGGAACAGAGCCAGACCTGGTATGCCAGGGCGGAGTTGGCCCTCCAAAAAGGGGAGGAGGACCTCGCCCGCGAAGCGTTGGCCCGTCGCAAGACCTGCCAGGACACAGCCCTGGCCCTAACCGGCCAGCTCAACAGCCAGGCCGGCCAGGTTGAGAGCCTGAAGAAAAGCCTGCTCGCCCTTGAGGGCAAGATCTCCGAGGCCAAGACCAAAAAAGACATGCTCAAGGCCCGGGCCCAGGCGGCCCAGGCCCAGGTGCAACTCCAGAGCGCCGTGGGCCAGTTGGGTACCACCGGCGCCATGGCGGCCTTTGAGCGCATGGAGGAAAAGGTGGAGATGCTGGAGGCCAGCAGTGCCGCCGCCGGCGAACTGGCCGGGGCCGACCTCGAAAGCCAATTTGCGGCCCTGGAGGGGGCACCCGAAGTGGATTCGGAACTGGCGGCCATGAAGCAGCGCCTCTCCGGCGGCAGCCACCAGGTGTCCTTGCCCGCCGCTTCTGCCCCCTTGGCGGATGGGGTTCAAAAGGTCAAGGTCAGCGAGGTGGACATGGAGCTCGAGGCCCTCAAGCGCTCGATCAGCGAGAACTGA
- a CDS encoding thioredoxin domain-containing protein produces the protein MAVAEFNDANFQAEVLDASGTVLVDVWATWCGPCRLMAPLMDWAAKEYDGRLKVGKLEADGNPTSRDGQKIQGLPTLILFKEGVEVARHEGAMAKPQLGAFLDAHI, from the coding sequence GTGGCCGTAGCCGAGTTCAACGATGCCAACTTCCAAGCCGAGGTGCTCGATGCCTCCGGCACGGTGCTGGTTGACGTGTGGGCCACCTGGTGTGGCCCCTGCCGCTTGATGGCGCCATTGATGGACTGGGCCGCCAAGGAGTACGACGGTCGCTTGAAGGTCGGCAAACTCGAGGCCGATGGCAATCCCACCTCAAGAGATGGCCAAAAAATCCAGGGCCTGCCCACCCTGATCCTGTTCAAGGAAGGCGTCGAGGTGGCGCGCCATGAAGGGGCGATGGCCAAGCCCCAGCTAGGGGCTTTCCTGGATGCCCATATCTGA
- a CDS encoding aminotransferase class I/II-fold pyridoxal phosphate-dependent enzyme, with the protein MPISDRLSRLGSGVFARNDQGKLRYRQRFAGAAGECSMAPLLDLSLGSTDLQPPAAAIAAMEASLAQPSSAAYCMHGGTLPFRQAVAAWAGRRFGVIVNPQTEVLLLVGSQEGTAHLPLAVLNPGDRALLLDPYYPSHMGGLHLASAEPVLLPLEASAGWRPNFEALSPSQWDDISLMVLGFPHNPTATTGDQAWLDAAVAKALNHSIVLAHDNPYVDLALDGEAPALLRNPHWRECGIEFFSFSKSWCLGGYRLAFAIGAEWLITALRQLKGVVDFNQSLALQAGAIAALEQASEWPEQLKATYRERRDRMAQALESHGWPVRLPSMALYLWLELPPQATRLGWSSEEFCAALLEATGVAITPGNGFGPGGEGWVRVALVHPVEELEAAAGRIGSWLARL; encoded by the coding sequence ATGCCCATATCTGATCGGCTTTCCCGGCTAGGCAGCGGAGTTTTCGCAAGAAACGACCAGGGCAAGCTTCGCTATCGGCAGCGGTTTGCTGGCGCAGCGGGTGAATGCTCGATGGCGCCCCTGTTGGATCTCTCCCTGGGATCGACGGATTTACAGCCCCCAGCCGCTGCCATCGCGGCCATGGAGGCATCCCTAGCCCAACCCAGCAGTGCGGCCTACTGCATGCATGGCGGCACCCTGCCGTTTAGGCAGGCGGTGGCGGCCTGGGCTGGCCGCCGTTTTGGGGTGATTGTGAATCCCCAAACGGAGGTGTTGCTCTTGGTGGGTTCCCAGGAGGGCACGGCCCACCTGCCCCTGGCGGTGCTCAACCCCGGTGATCGGGCCCTGTTGCTCGATCCCTACTACCCATCCCACATGGGGGGCTTGCATTTGGCCTCCGCCGAACCCGTGCTCTTGCCCCTAGAGGCGAGCGCCGGCTGGCGGCCGAATTTTGAGGCGCTCAGCCCCAGCCAGTGGGATGACATTTCCTTGATGGTGCTGGGATTCCCCCACAACCCCACCGCCACCACCGGTGACCAGGCCTGGTTAGATGCCGCCGTGGCCAAGGCCCTCAACCATTCGATCGTGCTGGCCCACGACAACCCCTATGTCGACCTGGCCCTAGATGGCGAGGCCCCGGCCCTGTTGCGCAATCCCCATTGGCGTGAATGCGGCATTGAGTTTTTCTCTTTTTCTAAGAGTTGGTGCCTGGGGGGCTATCGCCTGGCCTTTGCGATCGGGGCGGAATGGCTGATCACGGCCCTGCGCCAACTGAAGGGGGTGGTCGATTTCAACCAATCCCTGGCCCTCCAGGCCGGGGCGATTGCTGCCCTGGAGCAGGCTTCTGAGTGGCCCGAGCAGTTGAAAGCCACCTATCGGGAGCGGCGCGACCGCATGGCCCAGGCCCTGGAAAGCCATGGCTGGCCTGTGCGGCTGCCATCGATGGCCCTCTACCTGTGGCTGGAGTTGCCTCCCCAGGCCACGCGCCTGGGCTGGAGTTCGGAGGAATTTTGCGCGGCCCTGCTTGAGGCCACTGGAGTGGCAATTACCCCAGGCAATGGCTTTGGCCCGGGCGGTGAGGGTTGGGTGAGGGTTGCCCTCGTCCATCCGGTGGAGGAGTTGGAGGCCGCGGCTGGCCGCATTGGCAGTTGGTTGGCGAGGCTTTGA
- a CDS encoding biotin--[acetyl-CoA-carboxylase] ligase — protein MVGEALSPQGWQIRRLAVCASTERELARWLAQRDGAGLALDLPLAPASGLKGLAVVSRRQRHGQGQQGRLWHSPPGGLWLSAAVPWPEASASASGLALAVAVSLAEPLLELGVAVQLKWPNDLLVAGCKLAGILPRLRWRGSQLRWAQVGVGINGVNRVPPGAISLAQALGARRVHPKACPGRLLAPVLEAIARAPGLCLSPELLLDRAEALLLRPSGGLWHGGNLWQVVGLESSGGLILERSGIRTTLQQRFAQELPAQGEPSAARRADF, from the coding sequence TTGGTTGGCGAGGCTTTGAGCCCCCAGGGTTGGCAAATAAGGCGCCTGGCTGTCTGCGCCAGCACCGAGCGGGAGCTGGCCCGCTGGCTGGCCCAGAGGGATGGGGCAGGCCTGGCCTTGGATTTGCCCCTGGCCCCAGCCTCAGGTTTGAAGGGATTGGCGGTGGTTTCCCGCAGGCAGCGCCACGGCCAGGGCCAGCAGGGCCGCCTTTGGCATTCACCCCCCGGTGGGCTTTGGTTGAGTGCGGCAGTGCCCTGGCCTGAGGCGAGTGCCAGTGCATCGGGCCTGGCGCTGGCCGTGGCCGTGAGCCTGGCCGAACCCCTGCTGGAGCTGGGGGTGGCCGTGCAGCTGAAGTGGCCCAACGACCTCCTGGTGGCTGGGTGCAAGTTGGCGGGGATCCTGCCCCGCCTGCGCTGGCGCGGGTCCCAGCTGCGCTGGGCCCAGGTGGGGGTGGGCATCAATGGGGTGAACAGGGTGCCGCCGGGGGCGATTTCCCTGGCCCAGGCCCTCGGTGCCCGTCGAGTGCACCCCAAGGCCTGCCCCGGGCGACTGCTGGCACCTGTGCTGGAGGCGATTGCCCGGGCCCCTGGCCTCTGCCTCAGCCCCGAACTGCTGCTGGACCGGGCTGAAGCCCTGCTGCTCCGCCCCAGTGGCGGGCTGTGGCATGGGGGCAACCTCTGGCAGGTGGTGGGATTGGAGAGCTCGGGAGGGCTAATCCTGGAGCGCTCTGGCATTCGCACGACCCTGCAACAGCGCTTTGCCCAAGAACTGCCGGCCCAAGGAGAACCCTCGGCTGCCAGGCGGGCCGATTTTTAG
- a CDS encoding M23 family metallopeptidase: MNGNRQLRWPTALAALIWSVPLLGAGWAWSQALEPAQMPPASLPEPLRPAPGELRSQPPARFDSSLDALVRDGVVTPAERSLIRSGQGMAPFNVPAHQQACRSGALSAQECRTGLVLRWGVRSGRPGMGADGTERLGADGRPLSPLTVPVSALLSGEGGTFRLADVFGVTPRPAPIGGNGNRRLLFPLVGSAATTSGFGWRLHPLLGNWLMHAGRDLAAPEGTPVVAALAGRVLSSGLAGGYGLAVELEHGSPRRRTLYGHLSELYVKAGDRVRQGEVIGRVGSTGLSTGPHLHFELRLPGDGGWVAVDPGDLDPGQAGAGSDAIALLMGQLVQSLQRTRSAGGNAAIAK, translated from the coding sequence ATGAATGGGAACCGTCAGCTGCGTTGGCCCACCGCCCTGGCGGCGCTGATCTGGTCCGTGCCCCTGCTGGGTGCCGGCTGGGCCTGGTCGCAGGCCCTTGAACCTGCCCAGATGCCACCGGCTTCCCTGCCTGAACCCTTGAGGCCTGCCCCGGGCGAGCTGCGCAGCCAACCCCCAGCCCGTTTTGATAGTTCCCTGGATGCCCTGGTGCGGGATGGGGTGGTGACGCCGGCTGAGCGGTCCTTGATTCGCAGTGGCCAGGGCATGGCCCCCTTCAACGTGCCGGCCCATCAGCAGGCCTGCCGCAGTGGCGCCCTTTCCGCCCAGGAGTGCCGCACCGGCCTGGTGCTGCGCTGGGGTGTGCGCTCCGGTAGGCCCGGCATGGGCGCCGATGGCACCGAGCGCTTGGGGGCAGATGGCAGGCCCCTTTCGCCCCTGACCGTTCCGGTGTCGGCCCTGCTTTCCGGGGAGGGGGGCACCTTTCGTTTGGCCGATGTTTTTGGGGTCACCCCTCGCCCGGCACCGATTGGCGGCAATGGCAACCGGCGCCTGCTGTTCCCCCTGGTGGGATCGGCCGCGACCACCAGTGGCTTTGGTTGGCGGCTCCATCCCCTGTTGGGCAATTGGCTGATGCATGCCGGCCGCGACCTGGCGGCCCCTGAGGGAACGCCGGTGGTGGCCGCCCTGGCGGGGCGGGTGCTGAGCAGTGGCCTGGCGGGTGGCTATGGCCTGGCCGTTGAGCTGGAGCACGGCAGCCCCCGCCGCCGCACCCTCTATGGCCACCTCAGTGAGCTCTATGTGAAAGCCGGAGACCGGGTGCGCCAGGGCGAGGTGATTGGCCGGGTGGGCAGCACGGGTTTGAGCACGGGGCCCCACCTGCACTTTGAGCTGCGCTTGCCGGGCGATGGAGGCTGGGTTGCTGTCGATCCCGGTGATTTGGATCCCGGTCAGGCCGGAGCGGGCAGTGATGCCATCGCCCTGTTGATGGGGCAGCTGGTTCAGAGCCTGCAGCGGACCCGCTCAGCCGGCGGCAATGCGGCCATCGCGAAATAG
- a CDS encoding ABC transporter ATP-binding protein, with amino-acid sequence MADNSQALPVAELNDVCKVYGSGDTEVRALNGLSLMVNRGDYLAVMGASGSGKSTAMNILGCLDRPTRGSYRLSGTPIEQLNDDQLADLRNRELGFVFQQFHLLAQLSAIENVILPMVYAGVPNQERRERAKQALERVGLGHRLDNKPNQLSGGQQQRVAVARAIINNPSLLLADEPTGALDSTTTAEVLDLFGELHAGGMTVVIVTHEDEVAERAQKVVLFRDGRIAAG; translated from the coding sequence TTGGCTGACAATTCCCAGGCCCTGCCGGTGGCCGAACTAAATGATGTTTGCAAGGTCTACGGCAGTGGGGACACTGAGGTAAGGGCCCTTAACGGACTCAGCCTGATGGTCAACAGGGGCGACTACCTGGCCGTGATGGGTGCCTCTGGCTCGGGCAAGAGCACGGCCATGAACATCCTGGGCTGCCTCGATCGCCCCACCAGAGGCAGTTACCGGTTGAGTGGCACCCCGATTGAGCAATTAAACGACGATCAATTGGCCGATCTGCGCAACCGGGAATTGGGTTTTGTATTCCAACAATTTCATCTTTTGGCCCAGCTAAGTGCCATCGAGAATGTGATTTTGCCGATGGTCTATGCGGGTGTGCCCAACCAGGAGCGGCGCGAAAGGGCAAAGCAGGCCCTCGAGCGGGTGGGCCTGGGGCACCGGCTCGATAACAAGCCCAACCAACTTTCTGGCGGCCAACAGCAACGGGTGGCGGTGGCCCGAGCGATCATCAACAACCCATCCCTACTGCTGGCCGACGAACCCACCGGCGCCCTGGATTCCACCACCACCGCCGAGGTGCTCGACCTATTTGGCGAGCTCCATGCGGGCGGCATGACCGTGGTGATCGTCACCCATGAAGACGAGGTGGCAGAGCGGGCCCAAAAGGTGGTGCTATTTCGCGATGGCCGCATTGCCGCCGGCTGA
- a CDS encoding NAD(P)H-quinone oxidoreductase subunit N, translating to MLGSLSSVAEAIGSGAGTIGVDLQLNASAIAPEAAVLIALLACLLVDLAGEKAATRWVPPLCYAGLGSALVLLALQWNSSLSPSFVGTFLADNLAIAFRAVVAASTLISLLMSWRYVERSGSPVGEYAAILLAATLGGMFLCGATDLVSIFVSLETLSVSSYLLSGYMKRDARSSEAALKYLLVGSAAAAVFLYGASLLYGLTGGETSLEAVGLALQTSASPVSALALVFVLATVAFKIAAVPFHQWTPDVYEGSPTPVVAFLSVGSKAAGFALALRILVGCFEPFEAQWKLLFTVLAILSMVLGNVVALAQTSMKRMLAYSSIGQAGFVMIGLVCGTADGFAAMVLYMAVYLFMNLGAFACIILFSLRTGSDRIADYAGLYQKDPLITLGLSLCLLSLGGIPPMLGFFGKIYLFFAGWADHQYLLVVVGLITSVVSIYYYISVIKMMVVKEPQEASDVVKAYPQISWSVAGLPALRTALVGCVIVTAVGGILSNPLFTWASDAVTGTPILQQAIASASEASLALG from the coding sequence CTGCTCGGCTCCCTCTCGTCCGTGGCCGAAGCAATCGGCAGTGGAGCGGGCACGATTGGCGTCGATCTCCAGCTCAACGCCTCCGCCATAGCGCCGGAAGCGGCCGTATTGATAGCCCTGCTGGCCTGCCTATTGGTGGACCTGGCCGGTGAAAAAGCAGCCACCCGCTGGGTGCCACCCCTTTGTTACGCCGGCCTGGGCTCGGCCCTGGTGCTGCTGGCCCTGCAGTGGAACAGCTCCCTAAGCCCATCCTTCGTGGGCACATTTCTGGCCGACAACCTGGCCATTGCCTTCCGCGCCGTGGTGGCCGCCTCCACCTTGATCTCCCTGTTGATGAGCTGGCGCTATGTGGAGCGCAGCGGCTCACCGGTGGGGGAATACGCCGCGATTTTGTTGGCAGCCACCCTCGGGGGGATGTTCCTCTGTGGCGCCACCGACCTGGTGAGCATTTTTGTCTCCCTAGAAACCCTTTCGGTTTCCAGCTACCTGCTCTCGGGCTACATGAAGCGGGATGCCCGCAGCTCCGAGGCAGCCCTTAAATACCTATTGGTGGGCTCGGCAGCCGCCGCCGTCTTTCTCTACGGAGCTTCGCTTCTCTACGGCCTTACCGGCGGTGAAACCAGCCTGGAGGCCGTGGGTCTAGCCCTGCAAACCAGTGCTTCACCGGTGAGCGCCCTGGCCCTGGTCTTTGTGCTGGCCACCGTGGCCTTCAAGATCGCCGCCGTGCCCTTCCACCAGTGGACGCCCGATGTCTACGAGGGTTCACCAACCCCAGTGGTGGCATTCCTCTCGGTGGGCTCTAAAGCTGCAGGCTTTGCCTTGGCCCTGCGCATCCTGGTGGGCTGCTTTGAACCTTTTGAAGCCCAGTGGAAGCTGCTTTTCACCGTGCTCGCGATCCTCAGCATGGTGCTGGGGAACGTGGTCGCCCTGGCCCAAACCTCGATGAAGCGGATGCTGGCCTACAGCTCGATTGGTCAAGCCGGCTTCGTGATGATTGGCCTGGTCTGTGGCACTGCCGACGGCTTCGCGGCGATGGTGCTCTACATGGCCGTCTACCTATTTATGAACCTGGGGGCCTTCGCCTGCATCATCCTGTTCTCCCTGCGCACGGGCAGTGATCGGATTGCCGATTACGCAGGGCTCTATCAAAAGGATCCCCTGATCACCCTGGGGCTGAGTCTTTGCCTGCTTTCCCTGGGGGGCATTCCGCCGATGCTGGGCTTTTTCGGCAAGATTTATCTCTTCTTTGCCGGCTGGGCAGACCACCAATACCTATTGGTGGTGGTGGGCCTGATCACCTCGGTGGTTTCGATCTACTACTACATATCCGTAATCAAGATGATGGTGGTGAAAGAGCCCCAGGAAGCTTCCGACGTGGTCAAGGCCTATCCCCAAATCAGCTGGTCGGTGGCCGGCCTACCGGCCCTGCGCACCGCCCTGGTGGGCTGCGTGATTGTTACCGCCGTTGGCGGAATTCTTTCCAACCCCCTATTCACCTGGGCCAGTGATGCCGTCACCGGCACCCCGATCCTGCAGCAGGCCATCGCCAGCGCCAGCGAAGCTTCCCTAGCCCTTGGCTGA
- the topA gene encoding type I DNA topoisomerase, translating into MGHTLVIVESPTKARTIRSFLPKDFRVEASMGHVRDLPNNASEIPAAYKGEKWANLGVNTNQDFEPLYVVPKDKKKTVKELKDALKGADKLLLATDEDREGESISWHLLQLLSPKVPVKRMVFHEITKEAIGRALDQTRELDMELVHAQETRRILDRLVGYTLSPLLWKKVAWGLSAGRVQSVAVRLLVQRERARRAFRSGSYWDLKAQLQHGGTNFEAKLSHLAGERIANGSDFDESTGGLKGSATVKLLAEAEARTLQASLASASWSVAGVEAKPTVRKPVPPFTTSTLQQEANRKLRLSARETMRTAQGLYERGFITYMRTDSVNLSEQALQAARSCVAAMYGKEYLSPSPRQFTTKARNAQEAHEAIRPAGESFRTPNDSGLDGKDLALYELIWKRTVASQMAEAKLTMLSVELQVDGGAQGPASFRASGKRIDFPGFFRAYVEGSDDPDAALEGQEVLLPALTVGDKPSCRGVEALGHQTQPPARYSEAALVKMLEKEGIGRPSTYASIIGTIADRGYATLQNNSLTPSFTAFAVTALLEEHFPDLVDTSFTARMESSLDEISTGKEQWLPYLTQFFKGDSGLETQVQQREGDIDPGVSRTIALEGLPCVVRIGRFGAYLETKRVAEDGTEELLKATLPQEITPADLDADKADLILKQKADGPESIGEDPETGEQIYLLFGQYGPYLQRGQVSDENPKPKRASLPKGVNPEAMNLEDALGLLRLPRLLGEHPDGGKIQAGLGRFGPYVMHDKGKGEKDYRSIKAEDDVLAIGLSRAVELLAMPKKGRGGRTALKDLGTPEGGDEAIQLFDGPYGLYVKQGKVNASLPEGTTAETISLEQAVELLAAKASTAKTSRAKSSAAKSTTAKAKAAKPAAAKKPPAAKKPPATTKTGRLRASAVRVIKAADR; encoded by the coding sequence GTGGGTCATACCCTCGTAATTGTTGAAAGCCCTACCAAGGCGCGCACCATCCGGAGCTTCCTGCCAAAGGACTTTCGGGTGGAGGCCTCGATGGGCCACGTGCGGGATTTGCCCAACAACGCCAGTGAGATCCCCGCTGCCTACAAGGGGGAAAAGTGGGCAAATCTCGGCGTCAACACCAACCAGGACTTCGAGCCCCTCTACGTGGTGCCGAAGGACAAGAAAAAGACCGTCAAGGAACTCAAGGACGCCCTAAAGGGCGCCGACAAGCTGCTGCTAGCGACTGACGAAGACCGGGAGGGGGAAAGTATCAGTTGGCACCTTCTGCAGCTGCTCAGCCCGAAGGTGCCCGTCAAGCGGATGGTCTTCCACGAGATCACCAAGGAGGCGATTGGCAGGGCCCTAGACCAGACCCGCGAGCTCGACATGGAGCTGGTGCACGCCCAGGAAACGCGGCGGATCCTTGATCGCCTGGTGGGCTACACCCTCTCCCCCCTGCTTTGGAAGAAGGTGGCCTGGGGCCTGTCTGCGGGCCGGGTGCAATCCGTGGCGGTGCGGCTCCTGGTCCAGAGGGAGCGGGCCCGGCGGGCCTTCCGCAGTGGCAGTTATTGGGATCTCAAGGCCCAGCTCCAGCACGGCGGCACCAACTTCGAAGCCAAGCTCAGCCACCTGGCGGGCGAGCGCATCGCCAATGGCTCCGATTTCGACGAGAGCACCGGAGGCCTCAAGGGCTCGGCAACGGTGAAGCTTTTGGCTGAGGCAGAGGCCAGGACCCTGCAGGCCTCGCTGGCCTCCGCCAGTTGGAGCGTGGCTGGGGTTGAGGCCAAGCCCACGGTGCGCAAGCCCGTGCCCCCCTTCACCACCAGCACCCTCCAGCAGGAGGCCAACCGCAAGCTGCGGTTGTCGGCGCGGGAAACCATGCGCACGGCCCAGGGGCTCTACGAGCGGGGCTTCATCACCTACATGCGCACCGATTCGGTGAACCTCTCGGAGCAGGCGCTCCAGGCGGCCCGCAGTTGTGTGGCGGCCATGTATGGCAAGGAGTACCTGAGCCCCAGCCCCCGCCAATTCACCACCAAGGCCCGTAATGCCCAGGAGGCCCACGAGGCGATTCGACCCGCCGGCGAGAGCTTCCGCACCCCCAATGACTCCGGCCTTGATGGCAAGGACCTTGCCCTCTATGAGCTGATCTGGAAGCGCACCGTTGCCAGCCAGATGGCCGAGGCCAAGCTCACGATGCTGAGCGTGGAATTGCAGGTCGACGGCGGTGCCCAGGGCCCCGCCAGCTTCCGGGCCTCCGGGAAGCGGATTGATTTTCCTGGTTTCTTTAGGGCCTACGTGGAGGGCAGCGATGACCCCGATGCGGCCCTAGAGGGTCAGGAGGTGCTGCTGCCTGCCCTGACCGTGGGAGACAAGCCCAGTTGTAGGGGGGTGGAGGCCCTCGGGCACCAAACCCAGCCCCCGGCCCGCTACAGCGAAGCGGCCCTGGTGAAGATGCTGGAAAAGGAGGGGATTGGCCGCCCTTCCACCTACGCCAGCATCATCGGCACGATTGCCGATCGCGGCTACGCCACGCTCCAAAACAATTCCCTTACCCCCAGCTTCACCGCCTTTGCGGTGACTGCCCTGCTGGAGGAGCATTTCCCCGATCTGGTGGACACCAGCTTCACCGCCCGGATGGAATCCAGCCTGGATGAAATTTCCACCGGCAAGGAGCAGTGGCTGCCCTATCTCACCCAATTTTTCAAAGGTGATAGCGGCCTGGAAACCCAGGTGCAGCAGCGGGAAGGCGATATTGATCCAGGCGTATCCCGCACCATTGCCCTGGAGGGCCTGCCCTGTGTGGTGCGCATCGGCCGCTTTGGGGCCTACCTGGAGACCAAGCGGGTCGCGGAGGATGGCACCGAGGAACTGCTCAAGGCCACCCTGCCGCAGGAGATCACCCCTGCCGATCTAGACGCCGACAAGGCGGATCTGATCCTCAAGCAAAAGGCCGATGGGCCCGAATCGATAGGTGAAGACCCCGAAACGGGCGAGCAGATCTATCTGTTGTTTGGCCAGTACGGCCCCTACCTGCAGCGCGGCCAGGTCAGCGATGAAAATCCCAAGCCGAAACGGGCTTCCCTGCCTAAGGGGGTGAATCCGGAGGCGATGAACCTTGAAGACGCCCTGGGTTTACTGCGCCTGCCCCGCCTGCTGGGGGAACATCCCGATGGCGGCAAGATCCAGGCTGGTCTGGGGCGTTTTGGCCCCTATGTGATGCACGACAAGGGCAAAGGTGAGAAGGATTACCGCTCGATCAAGGCCGAGGACGATGTGCTGGCCATTGGCCTCAGCAGGGCGGTTGAGCTGCTGGCGATGCCCAAGAAGGGCCGCGGCGGTCGCACGGCCCTCAAGGATTTGGGCACGCCTGAGGGGGGCGATGAAGCCATCCAGCTGTTTGATGGCCCCTACGGCCTCTACGTAAAGCAGGGCAAGGTGAACGCCTCCCTGCCCGAGGGCACCACGGCGGAGACGATCAGCCTGGAGCAGGCGGTGGAATTACTGGCTGCGAAGGCGAGCACCGCCAAGACAAGCCGGGCCAAATCCTCTGCTGCCAAATCCACCACTGCCAAGGCCAAGGCCGCCAAGCCGGCAGCAGCGAAGAAGCCTCCAGCAGCCAAGAAGCCCCCGGCCACCACCAAGACCGGCCGGCTCCGGGCCAGTGCCGTGCGGGTGATCAAGGCGGCCGACCGTTGA
- a CDS encoding DUF2232 domain-containing protein, which yields MAPSRQLNRRQARQLMDTAYLSAAMALLWLALYYLPVGSPLFRLALPLPLALLQLRHGWRCALEGVAVTALLLVVLMGPIRGPLVLFPYGALALWLGWCWNRRTSWWWSWGIGSLIGTAGFLVRVAVLSVLVGENLWVVLTTAAAGLLEKLAGWFGLAASIELVQVQAMALALVWLQNLVVVFALHAVAYWIFPKLKAAIPEPPRLLQALVALDSP from the coding sequence ATGGCGCCGTCTCGCCAGCTGAACCGCCGCCAGGCCCGCCAGTTGATGGATACGGCCTACCTGTCTGCGGCCATGGCCCTGCTATGGCTGGCGCTCTACTACCTGCCGGTGGGTAGTCCCCTGTTTCGGCTGGCCTTGCCCCTCCCCTTGGCCCTGTTGCAATTGCGCCATGGCTGGCGCTGTGCCCTCGAGGGTGTGGCGGTCACCGCCCTGTTGTTGGTGGTGTTGATGGGTCCGATCCGCGGACCCCTGGTGCTTTTCCCCTATGGGGCCCTGGCCCTTTGGCTGGGTTGGTGCTGGAACCGGCGCACCAGTTGGTGGTGGAGCTGGGGGATTGGCAGTTTGATTGGCACCGCTGGCTTTCTGGTGCGGGTGGCCGTGCTTTCGGTACTGGTCGGCGAGAACCTCTGGGTGGTCCTGACTACCGCTGCAGCTGGCCTGTTGGAGAAGCTGGCCGGCTGGTTTGGCCTGGCTGCCTCCATCGAATTGGTTCAGGTGCAGGCCATGGCCCTAGCCCTGGTGTGGCTGCAAAACCTGGTGGTGGTGTTTGCTTTGCACGCCGTTGCCTATTGGATTTTTCCAAAGCTGAAGGCGGCGATTCCCGAGCCACCTCGGCTGCTACAGGCCCTCGTGGCCCTCGATTCGCCCTAG